CTCTTCTAAACGCTTAACTTTGGTCAATGACTGTCACTATCCTGCTGAACTACTAGTAGACACATGATAAAGCTCGTTATTCCCGTGACTACTATGGTGTTCCACATAACGACTGTCGGCCATGCTCCAAGAACTAATTGGAATGCGGGGACTAGACACGAGATCGAGCTATTTAGCTGTATAAAGCTACCCCATGGATGATGTAGAAGGTAAGCAGTGAGAGGTGGTGGGGGGACTtgaatactattattaacGAAGTTCCTATTTGCTAGTTACGAATGTCATTGATCAAAGATAACGCCAGTATCCAGGTACTCCTTGCAAATTTAAAGTGCGTACATATCGTCGTACCTTAAACGGACCTGCAGCGCATATTCTAGGACTAATGCATGACATAATCGTAAGACACAAGCCGTCTGACTAGATCTGCCAAGTCACAATGGTGACCAAGAAAGTCAAAGGTAGGCCAGCACAGCAACATAATATGtagtattctataataaCTTAAGATGATAGGATGAGCCCTTTCGTAAAGCAACTGTGTCCTGAATAGAGGTCCTGCTCGCTTCTGAAATCAGGTATGCATAGTCACCTATATACATGTTTGGAGCATCATGCGATTGAAATTTATGCACTAGAAATGGGTTGTAGATGAACGGAAAACAGTGTCTGTGGCCATCTTTAGATTTACCACTTGGCATCGGGCTGCTCCTGGAACTTCTGAAGAATGGAAACGATTTTCTCCAGAGCCTTCACCTCGCGGGTCAACTGCTCTTGGATCTTCGCTTCGGTCTCGGCGGAGACATCGTCGGTACTAGAGGCGAGGGACTTGTAGAAGTTCTTGTTATTAGGAGCAGCACCTACGGCCACACTGAAGACCTTTTTCACAATGAAATTGTGGTGCTTGCTGAGGGTAACACCGTAGGCTTCACGGAAGGAGCTGGCAAGCTCCTCACCGGTCTTGTCGACGTGGCGGCGGAGGGCTTGGGCAGTGAAGTCAAGGCCCCTGTTTAAATTCAAGTGGTTAGCCAATTATACAATTACAACCACACCATATACTCGAAACACCCATAAGTGGAGACGTTTCGACCCCTGACAAAGGGGTGAGGGCAACAATTAGTTCATACCTAACAAGCCAGAGTAGACCTTCAGAGGCGGTGTGCTTCTTGGTCTTCAGTTCGTTCACTGAAAGAGACTGAACAGTCTCAGACTCAGCAGGGGCAGCCAGCTGCCGGTCTCTGAGTTTCTATACCGAAATTAGATATTCATGCAGTTGAACGTGGGGTAAAATTTCCGGACCTTGACATTTCCAAGTAGGTCGTTCTTGACGGGAGTGAAAGCCACGGAGCCGAGCACATCTAAGTATTGTCAGGACTGAACGGATTCAATGGTCAAGTCAGCTCAATCTCGTACCGAACAAAGTAGTGAGGGATTCGGAGGCTTCGAGGAACTCGGTGGTAGAAATGGAGTTGTCTGCGCCAACGGGAACATCGGCGAAGGACCTCTTAAGGCCATCAAACCAGGTCTTGGAAGCCATTTTGAATTGTAATGTACGAGGATAGgaatgggagaaaagagcaaagaaACAACTAAGTAGAgtagagagaaaggagacaGTTGAGCAGTTGAGGGGCAGACCAGCTGTTATGTTTAACTGTCACACCGCCGTTAGCGGGACAATGCCACGCAAGCGGCCAGGCCAATCAGCGGGTCCAGACCACGGCCCCTGATTTACATCTGCAAACGAATCAAACAGCACAAACAAAGCAACGGTGTGACCAGAGCTGAAGAACAACGACGTCATCGCCTGAAGTCCATCGAGACCCGGGGCTGATCGATCGGTTCCTGATTGCACATCCCCTCTGTGGATCTTGATAGGTCTGGGGGCTAATCGAGCTAATTTTTCTAATGCTATATAAGATCTCTCTCCTTATATTCTCATCTAATGGTTGTAGAAACGTGCAATGAGCACTCATTCCCCCCTAGCTCAGCATGCTGGCGACACAATGGAGACCGACCTACACACCGCATTTGATGACCACCACCATGGTCTGGAACCGGAGTTCTACACAGCTGAGAAGCTGGTAAGGGTATCATCATTCTATACACTATCAGGAAAACTAATCTCTGCTAAAGCGTTATGCTTCAGCCAACCATGTCCATGTAACGAG
The sequence above is a segment of the Aspergillus flavus chromosome 4, complete sequence genome. Coding sequences within it:
- a CDS encoding putative glycolipid transfer protein HET-C2 (unnamed protein product), coding for MASKTWFDGLKRSFADVPVGADNSISTTEFLEASESLTTLFDVLGSVAFTPVKNDLLGNVKKLRDRQLAAPAESETVQSLSVNELKTKKHTASEGLLWLVRGLDFTAQALRRHVDKTGEELASSFREAYGVTLSKHHNFIVKKVFSVAVGAAPNNKNFYKSLASSTDDVSAETEAKIQEQLTREVKALEKIVSILQKFQEQPDAKW